A DNA window from Sediminitomix flava contains the following coding sequences:
- a CDS encoding glycoside hydrolase family 3 N-terminal domain-containing protein, translating to MRASWKLKLSLAMIAAVGTGLWACNSKLKSAPTLESITEITRSERTIDERVEQILSKLSLEEKIGQMTQITLDVVTKGENVYVSDEPLELDIELLKEAIAKHKVGSILNTANNRARSVEKWNKVIAEIQELSMQEIGIPCLYGIDAIHGTTYTAGATFFPQQIGMAATWNPDLVKQGAQVTAYETRASAIPWNFSPVLDMGRNPAWPRMWETYGEDVYLNAQMGIAAVKGYEGENNELSDSTKVAACIKHFLGYGSEKSGKDRTPAYLPEIELREHYLPSYKAAIDAGAHTIMINSGIINGQPVHANVDYLTTLLRDELKFDGLVVTDWADIQNLQTRDKVVATHKEAIKLAINAGIDMSMVPYTLEFTDLLVELVNEGEISIKRIDESVRRVLKLKLELGLFTKPYPSKDDYPEFGSEKFEKMAYNSAAESITLLKNDKRILPLKKGMKLLVSGPNANSMRTLNGGWSYSWQGEKVEAFAQGYNTILEAVQQKFGETNVKFVEGVTYNHAGQYFEEHVIDINAAVKAAQNVDVILLCLGENTYTESPGNLHDLYISQNQRKLAEALAATGKPVVLVLNEGRPRLISQFDRDMSAIIQTYLPGNFGADALADILIGEVNPSGKLPYSYPMYPNALGTYDHKPSESSNEMDGMYNYDSSLPLQFHFGYGLSYTTFAYKDLKLSKSEIGPEDSFTVSVKVKNVGERLGKEVVQLYTKDLVASITPDSRRLRRFKKVELAPGETKTVSFTLKASDLAFVGKDLKWTLEEGAFKIMIDKETQILKLNNSRQFEHANTL from the coding sequence ATGAGGGCTTCTTGGAAATTAAAACTATCACTAGCAATGATTGCAGCCGTAGGCACAGGCCTATGGGCATGTAATTCAAAGCTAAAGAGTGCTCCAACCTTGGAGAGTATAACCGAAATTACCCGTTCAGAGCGAACAATAGATGAGCGAGTTGAGCAAATTTTGAGCAAACTTAGCCTTGAAGAAAAGATAGGGCAAATGACTCAAATAACCCTAGACGTAGTTACGAAAGGGGAAAATGTTTACGTGAGTGATGAACCATTAGAATTGGATATAGAACTACTGAAAGAAGCAATAGCGAAACACAAAGTAGGTTCTATTCTGAATACGGCAAATAATAGAGCAAGATCAGTTGAAAAATGGAATAAAGTTATTGCTGAAATTCAAGAGCTTTCCATGCAAGAAATAGGAATTCCATGTCTTTATGGTATAGATGCAATTCATGGAACAACATATACAGCAGGGGCAACATTTTTTCCGCAACAAATAGGAATGGCAGCTACTTGGAATCCTGATTTGGTGAAACAAGGAGCACAAGTAACCGCTTATGAAACAAGAGCGAGTGCTATCCCTTGGAATTTCTCTCCAGTGTTAGATATGGGTAGAAATCCAGCATGGCCAAGAATGTGGGAAACTTACGGAGAAGATGTTTACCTCAATGCTCAAATGGGGATTGCAGCCGTAAAAGGTTATGAAGGAGAAAATAATGAATTATCAGATTCTACAAAAGTTGCTGCATGTATCAAACATTTCTTGGGTTATGGAAGTGAGAAGTCTGGAAAAGATCGTACACCTGCATACTTGCCAGAAATTGAATTGAGAGAACATTATTTGCCTTCTTACAAAGCCGCAATTGATGCAGGAGCACATACGATCATGATTAATTCAGGCATCATTAATGGACAACCTGTACATGCCAATGTTGACTATCTGACGACTCTGTTAAGAGACGAACTGAAATTTGATGGTTTGGTCGTAACTGACTGGGCAGATATTCAGAATTTACAAACTAGAGATAAAGTAGTAGCAACTCATAAAGAGGCTATTAAATTGGCCATTAATGCGGGTATTGATATGTCTATGGTGCCTTACACGCTTGAGTTTACAGATTTACTTGTAGAATTGGTGAACGAAGGTGAAATATCCATAAAGCGAATTGATGAATCCGTTCGTAGAGTTTTAAAGCTGAAATTGGAGTTAGGTTTGTTTACAAAACCTTATCCATCAAAAGATGACTATCCAGAATTTGGTAGTGAGAAATTTGAGAAAATGGCATACAATTCAGCAGCGGAATCGATCACATTATTGAAAAATGATAAGCGAATTTTGCCGTTAAAGAAAGGGATGAAGCTTCTTGTATCGGGGCCAAATGCAAATTCTATGCGTACGTTAAATGGAGGTTGGTCCTACTCTTGGCAGGGTGAAAAAGTAGAAGCCTTTGCACAGGGGTACAACACGATTTTAGAAGCGGTACAACAAAAGTTTGGCGAAACCAATGTCAAGTTTGTGGAAGGTGTCACATATAATCATGCAGGGCAGTATTTTGAAGAGCATGTTATTGATATAAACGCTGCGGTAAAAGCAGCTCAAAACGTAGATGTAATTCTTCTTTGTTTAGGCGAAAATACATATACAGAAAGTCCTGGTAATTTGCATGACTTATATATTTCTCAGAATCAGAGAAAGTTAGCAGAAGCTCTAGCGGCAACAGGTAAACCAGTTGTATTGGTGCTAAACGAAGGTCGTCCGCGTCTGATTTCTCAATTTGATAGAGACATGAGTGCGATTATTCAGACCTATTTACCTGGAAACTTCGGAGCAGATGCATTAGCAGATATACTTATTGGTGAAGTGAATCCGAGTGGTAAACTCCCGTATTCTTATCCAATGTACCCAAATGCGCTAGGAACTTATGATCATAAACCTTCGGAATCATCAAATGAAATGGATGGAATGTATAATTATGATTCGTCTTTACCACTTCAGTTTCATTTTGGTTATGGTTTGAGTTATACCACATTTGCTTACAAAGATTTAAAACTTTCAAAATCAGAAATTGGTCCCGAAGATAGCTTTACAGTAAGTGTAAAGGTGAAAAATGTAGGGGAAAGATTAGGTAAAGAGGTTGTACAGCTTTATACGAAAGATCTTGTAGCATCAATAACCCCAGACAGCAGAAGGTTGAGAAGGTTTAAAAAGGTTGAACTAGCTCCTGGAGAAACAAAAACAGTAAGCTTTACTTTAAAGGCGAGCGATTTAGCTTTTGTTGGAAAAGACCTTAAATGGACTTTGGAGGAAGGTGCATTCAAAATTATGATCGATAAGGAAACACAGATTTTGAAGCTAAATAATAGCCGTCAATTTGAACATGCAAATACGCTTTAA
- a CDS encoding RagB/SusD family nutrient uptake outer membrane protein, which translates to MKKIIKIALAALLLASSACSDFLELEPTNSKEADTYFESSTEAYQALIGIYEKLRSDYKNTIPNSIPILEASMSDDAYVGGDPSGNDMSWLQDLMRFKGATNSPASEQTWNKCYEGIQRVNTLLANYDDIFFKTTEEDIKNEYKGEATFLRAHFYFELLRLFENVVIVDKLLRGDEWQQYTQSSPEEVYAFAVKDIIDAIPLMSESLITKDADNSGRLTKYAAMAELIKMYMFYTGVYGVDELPHKDGKPITKQQVMDMAEEIINAGMYSLEEEYENLFNANGDYSKEVIFEIPFNNTGSGHWGDYSFGNMMCMMSGPRDHDSDLFAPGWGFFPISRDLEASFEKGDKRKSATIVYAKDLIDADGDTYGVNYNYTGMHSNKYSTHTWNRNPYEFELNWAQNYHYIRLADIILIAAELNVNTDNAKATSYVNQIRERAGLEPLSSVTLAEIQQERRVELALEGHRYFDLLRRGLEETAQELTVSSYELTAPSHNSASYVNDNGANMTGDIGDPNDFVITFDKSKRGFLPIPQIEIDLHPALIQNAGY; encoded by the coding sequence ATGAAAAAAATTATCAAAATAGCCTTAGCAGCACTATTGTTAGCATCTAGTGCATGTTCTGATTTTCTAGAACTTGAACCGACCAACTCAAAAGAGGCAGATACCTATTTTGAAAGTTCAACTGAGGCTTATCAAGCATTGATCGGGATTTATGAAAAATTGAGATCAGATTATAAAAATACAATCCCGAATAGTATTCCAATTCTTGAGGCTTCTATGAGTGACGATGCTTATGTGGGGGGAGACCCTTCAGGAAACGATATGAGTTGGTTACAAGACTTGATGCGTTTTAAAGGAGCTACAAACTCACCTGCATCAGAGCAAACATGGAATAAATGCTACGAGGGAATACAGAGAGTGAATACTCTTTTAGCAAACTACGACGATATTTTCTTCAAAACCACTGAAGAAGATATCAAAAACGAATACAAAGGAGAGGCGACATTTTTACGAGCACATTTCTATTTTGAGCTTCTTCGTCTTTTTGAAAATGTAGTGATCGTAGACAAGTTACTTCGTGGTGATGAGTGGCAACAGTACACGCAATCAAGTCCTGAAGAAGTGTATGCTTTTGCTGTCAAAGATATCATAGATGCAATTCCATTAATGTCAGAGAGTTTGATCACAAAAGATGCTGATAACTCAGGTAGATTGACAAAATATGCTGCAATGGCAGAATTGATCAAAATGTACATGTTCTATACTGGTGTGTATGGCGTAGACGAGTTACCACATAAAGACGGTAAACCAATCACAAAGCAACAGGTGATGGACATGGCTGAAGAAATCATAAATGCAGGTATGTATTCGCTTGAAGAAGAGTACGAAAACCTTTTCAATGCAAACGGAGATTATTCCAAAGAAGTGATTTTTGAAATACCTTTTAACAACACAGGTTCTGGTCACTGGGGAGATTATTCATTTGGAAACATGATGTGTATGATGTCTGGACCAAGAGATCATGACAGTGACTTGTTTGCTCCTGGATGGGGATTTTTCCCAATCTCAAGAGACTTGGAAGCTTCATTTGAGAAGGGGGATAAAAGAAAGTCAGCGACAATTGTTTATGCCAAAGACCTTATCGATGCAGACGGAGATACCTATGGTGTGAATTATAATTATACAGGGATGCACTCCAACAAATATTCAACACATACATGGAATCGAAATCCGTATGAGTTCGAGTTGAATTGGGCGCAAAACTACCATTATATCAGATTGGCTGATATCATCTTGATTGCGGCTGAGCTTAATGTCAATACTGACAATGCAAAGGCAACGAGCTATGTCAATCAGATTCGCGAAAGAGCAGGTTTAGAGCCATTGTCAAGTGTGACTTTAGCCGAGATACAACAAGAAAGAAGAGTGGAGTTAGCATTGGAAGGACATCGTTATTTTGACTTGCTTAGACGTGGTTTGGAGGAAACAGCACAAGAGTTGACAGTGTCTAGCTATGAACTTACAGCTCCAAGTCATAATAGTGCTTCATATGTCAATGATAATGGCGCAAATATGACAGGAGATATTGGTGATCCAAATGATTTTGTAATCACTTTTGACAAGAGTAAAAGAGGATTTCTGCCAATTCCACAAATTGAAATTGATTTACATCCAGCTCTAATTCAAAACGCAGGATATTAA
- a CDS encoding SusC/RagA family TonB-linked outer membrane protein, whose product MIQIFQRQVFQRILFFGTLLLCSYLGVAQDKMITGVVKDANTLALPGVNIRVEGSNNGTITDFDGKFSLHIEAGTEQLIFSYIGYHSQTIDLGTQTYFEITMEEDVEHLEEIVVIGYQVQKKSVVTGAVATVKAEDIIQSPIGNASQALQGKTPGVLVAPVSGQPGAGIDIRVRGTGTNGNNSPLYVVDGIQMSDINFLNPNDIESIEVLKDAASSAIYGSRGANGVVLVSTKKGKEGRTIVTYDGYVGTQEAWREVPLMNAQEYMMIHNEGAINAGRARKFSEERMNNNLVDTNWQNELFKTAPIQNHSVQMSGGSEKSQFLASIGYFGQQGIVAPEKSSFDRYTLRLNSSNKVSDYVKVGVNATFSREEAAGVNEQNQFNGTLTNALLHDPLTPVWEDDPAKIEEYNSYDVLPANNNGRFYGISQQGLQEIVNPMAAIHNTFNERFSNKFLANAYLEIKPLKGLRFKTDIGVDIGNGYNRYYGPAAYYNTVTKDLSSSVAQGSNTYAVYQWENVLTYDLEINNHKINFLAGSTFRDGHGTGVGANGADLQFTGWKYAWVDNASGDSDARSGYGNYWKHRLASFFGKIGYDYKEKYLFSATARYDGSSRFGENNRFGFFPSVQMGWVISNEELLKSSEVMNFLKVRASWGKVGNENIGDFGYLELFSGTPTYPIGVGETMNSGYAITRMANPDLKWESAVEFNLGIDAGFWQDKLTTNIDFYSRNREGLLGQKPVPGITGVNGPLYNLGTVRNQGIEMSLTYSKREGEFHFDITANASYNDNKVMNVENLDGRIYGPTLFQHQGQLMMEEGYSLPYFYGFETNGIFQNLAEIEAHVGAEGQLIQPNAEPGDIRYVDQNGDGKIDNDDRTNIGSPVHSWMYGLNVRMDYKGFDFSMFWQGQAGGKLINATVRQDLWQAQNFPVRYLERWTGEGTTNSFPRFTYKDENNNFSNLNDMVHIEDASYLRLKNVQIGYTVPKTISSKAGMEKLRVYISGSNLLTFTEYSGMDPEVAHGGAWSGFDLGSYPQARTYLVGVNVTF is encoded by the coding sequence ATGATCCAAATTTTTCAACGCCAAGTTTTCCAAAGAATTCTATTTTTTGGAACCTTACTTCTGTGTTCATATTTAGGGGTAGCGCAAGATAAAATGATTACAGGGGTAGTAAAAGATGCTAATACTTTAGCTTTACCCGGTGTGAATATTCGAGTCGAAGGCTCAAATAATGGGACAATTACTGATTTTGACGGTAAATTCTCATTGCACATAGAAGCAGGAACTGAACAACTGATTTTTTCATACATAGGTTACCATTCACAAACAATTGATTTAGGTACTCAAACATATTTTGAAATCACAATGGAAGAGGATGTAGAACATCTTGAAGAGATTGTGGTGATTGGTTACCAAGTACAAAAGAAAAGTGTTGTTACAGGGGCTGTAGCAACAGTAAAAGCCGAAGACATCATTCAAAGTCCAATTGGTAATGCCAGTCAAGCATTACAAGGAAAGACCCCTGGTGTATTAGTAGCGCCTGTTTCGGGGCAACCTGGAGCTGGTATTGATATCCGAGTGAGAGGTACGGGAACAAATGGAAATAACTCACCGCTATATGTAGTTGATGGAATACAAATGAGTGATATTAACTTTCTGAACCCCAATGATATTGAGTCGATTGAGGTTTTGAAAGATGCTGCATCATCAGCTATTTATGGTTCAAGAGGTGCCAATGGTGTGGTATTGGTTTCGACCAAAAAAGGTAAAGAAGGACGTACCATAGTGACTTATGATGGCTATGTAGGAACGCAAGAAGCTTGGAGAGAAGTCCCACTTATGAATGCTCAAGAGTACATGATGATTCATAATGAAGGAGCGATTAATGCTGGCAGAGCACGTAAATTTTCAGAGGAAAGAATGAATAACAATTTAGTCGATACGAATTGGCAAAATGAGTTATTCAAAACAGCTCCTATACAAAATCACAGTGTACAGATGTCAGGTGGTTCTGAGAAATCTCAATTCTTGGCGAGTATAGGTTACTTTGGACAACAAGGAATTGTAGCTCCCGAAAAGTCTAGCTTCGACCGTTATACGCTAAGATTAAATTCATCAAATAAAGTTTCTGACTATGTGAAAGTAGGAGTGAATGCAACTTTCTCAAGAGAAGAAGCGGCAGGTGTAAATGAACAAAATCAATTCAATGGTACTCTTACAAATGCCTTGTTGCACGACCCTCTAACACCAGTTTGGGAAGATGACCCTGCAAAGATCGAAGAGTATAACTCTTATGATGTATTGCCTGCAAATAATAATGGACGTTTCTATGGAATTTCTCAGCAAGGCTTACAAGAAATTGTAAACCCAATGGCGGCAATTCATAACACCTTCAATGAAAGATTCTCAAACAAGTTTTTGGCAAATGCTTACCTAGAAATTAAGCCATTGAAAGGCCTTCGTTTTAAAACAGATATAGGAGTTGATATCGGAAATGGATATAACCGTTATTACGGCCCTGCAGCTTATTACAATACCGTAACAAAAGATTTGTCTTCAAGTGTTGCACAAGGAAGTAATACTTATGCTGTTTACCAATGGGAAAATGTATTGACTTATGATTTGGAAATCAATAATCATAAAATCAATTTTTTAGCAGGTTCAACATTCAGAGATGGGCATGGTACAGGTGTTGGAGCGAATGGTGCTGATTTGCAGTTTACAGGTTGGAAATATGCTTGGGTAGACAATGCCTCAGGTGACTCAGATGCGAGAAGTGGATATGGCAATTATTGGAAACATAGGCTAGCCTCTTTCTTCGGGAAAATAGGTTATGATTATAAAGAAAAATACCTTTTCTCAGCAACTGCTCGTTATGATGGTTCAAGTAGATTTGGAGAAAATAATCGATTTGGATTCTTCCCTTCGGTACAAATGGGATGGGTAATCTCAAATGAAGAACTTTTGAAATCTTCAGAAGTAATGAACTTCTTGAAAGTGAGAGCTTCATGGGGTAAAGTAGGTAATGAAAATATTGGAGATTTTGGTTATTTGGAGCTATTCAGTGGTACACCAACTTACCCAATAGGAGTTGGTGAAACGATGAATTCGGGTTATGCCATCACAAGAATGGCCAATCCAGATTTGAAATGGGAGTCTGCCGTAGAATTTAACTTGGGTATTGATGCGGGTTTCTGGCAAGATAAATTGACAACAAATATAGATTTCTATTCACGTAACCGTGAAGGATTGCTAGGGCAAAAGCCTGTACCAGGAATTACAGGAGTCAACGGACCGCTTTATAATTTGGGAACAGTGCGTAACCAAGGTATTGAGATGTCATTGACATATTCGAAAAGGGAAGGAGAATTCCATTTCGACATCACTGCAAATGCATCTTACAATGACAACAAAGTAATGAATGTTGAAAACCTTGATGGTAGAATTTATGGTCCTACACTTTTTCAACATCAAGGTCAATTGATGATGGAAGAAGGTTATTCTCTCCCATACTTCTATGGTTTTGAAACCAATGGTATTTTCCAAAATTTGGCCGAAATAGAAGCTCATGTAGGTGCAGAAGGACAGTTAATTCAACCAAATGCAGAACCAGGAGATATTCGTTATGTAGATCAAAATGGCGATGGTAAAATTGATAATGATGACCGTACAAACATCGGTTCTCCAGTACACTCATGGATGTACGGCTTAAATGTCAGAATGGATTACAAAGGTTTCGATTTCTCAATGTTCTGGCAGGGACAAGCAGGAGGGAAATTGATCAATGCAACTGTACGTCAAGATTTATGGCAAGCACAAAACTTCCCAGTAAGGTATCTTGAGCGTTGGACAGGAGAAGGGACAACCAATTCATTCCCTCGCTTTACTTACAAAGATGAGAACAACAACTTCTCAAATCTCAATGATATGGTACATATCGAAGATGCTTCTTATTTGAGGTTGAAAAATGTACAGATTGGTTACACAGTACCAAAAACGATCAGCTCAAAGGCAGGTATGGAAAAGCTAAGAGTCTATATTTCTGGTAGTAATCTCTTGACTTTTACAGAGTACTCTGGCATGGACCCAGAAGTAGCTCACGGTGGGGCATGGAGTGGTTTTGATCTAGGTTCATATCCACAAGCAAGAACTTACCTAGTTGGAGTTAATGTCACATTTTAA
- a CDS encoding PKD domain-containing protein, whose translation MKNYKYIFSSCLLLVSLCFSCVDESVDLGPVPTSSDATFTFKVSEENPNVIEFTNTSVASIAHWDFGNGETAKGNTVQGIYAEAGSYEVTLTIVTKSGQASNKNTIVIDQTDYSLVDIPDYNFLTGGAEALNGKVWKFSRYVEGHQGRGVRQFFYPNEWIAKSLEKEGFGHYDDELIFSQYDLKYELKNNGDAYVNNNALAAFTNEFGGTVSGGSEEDGWKVDVTVNAQDWTWKIERRGAAKYLVISDNAYLSWYTGAKKEFEIMELTENRLYLRVEESDNFAWYYEFRPKEIADKEIPKDVKPLDSQDLFDDFSGNGNIGFETSGALEFLEAFPNIDFNGNDAETVGRYTRKSGTGENTWYQNYTAELPYRLDLSERNTFTLKVYCLPSNDFETISPAASNAEGLGDMTLSPTVSLRLEDSTDGENSDNAEVVYTLTEDELGRWVELTFDFSAYADQDKYDRLTLQFGGEGHTLAGTVYFSSFELNN comes from the coding sequence ATGAAAAATTATAAATACATTTTCAGTAGCTGTTTATTGCTTGTATCTCTATGCTTTAGCTGTGTAGATGAAAGCGTTGACTTAGGGCCTGTTCCTACCTCATCAGATGCGACATTTACGTTCAAAGTATCTGAAGAGAATCCAAATGTGATTGAGTTTACCAATACAAGTGTCGCATCGATTGCACATTGGGATTTTGGAAATGGAGAGACCGCAAAAGGAAATACTGTACAAGGAATTTATGCTGAAGCAGGTAGTTATGAGGTAACACTTACTATTGTAACCAAGTCGGGACAGGCTTCAAATAAAAATACAATTGTCATTGATCAGACAGATTATTCGTTGGTTGATATTCCAGATTATAATTTTCTAACGGGTGGAGCTGAGGCTCTAAATGGTAAAGTATGGAAATTCAGCAGATATGTTGAAGGACATCAAGGAAGGGGCGTTCGCCAATTTTTCTACCCGAATGAATGGATAGCTAAATCATTGGAAAAAGAGGGTTTCGGACACTATGACGATGAATTGATTTTCAGTCAGTATGACTTGAAGTATGAATTGAAAAATAATGGCGATGCTTATGTCAACAATAATGCTTTAGCCGCTTTTACCAATGAATTTGGCGGAACTGTTTCAGGAGGTTCAGAAGAAGATGGTTGGAAAGTGGATGTTACTGTAAATGCGCAAGATTGGACATGGAAAATTGAACGTAGAGGAGCTGCAAAATATTTAGTCATTTCAGATAATGCATACTTAAGTTGGTACACAGGAGCCAAGAAAGAGTTTGAAATCATGGAATTGACAGAGAACCGTCTCTACCTACGAGTTGAGGAAAGTGATAATTTTGCTTGGTACTACGAGTTCAGACCAAAGGAAATTGCAGACAAAGAGATTCCAAAAGATGTAAAGCCGCTTGATTCACAAGATTTATTCGATGATTTCTCAGGGAATGGAAATATCGGTTTTGAAACAAGTGGAGCATTAGAATTCTTGGAAGCTTTCCCAAATATTGACTTCAATGGAAATGATGCAGAAACAGTAGGTAGATATACTCGAAAATCTGGAACAGGAGAAAATACTTGGTATCAAAACTATACAGCAGAACTTCCATATCGTCTAGATTTGAGTGAAAGAAATACATTTACGCTAAAAGTATATTGTCTTCCATCAAATGACTTTGAAACGATATCTCCTGCAGCTTCAAACGCAGAAGGTTTAGGGGACATGACACTTAGTCCAACGGTTAGCTTACGTTTGGAAGATTCTACAGATGGTGAAAATAGCGATAATGCAGAGGTAGTCTATACGCTAACTGAAGATGAATTAGGACGTTGGGTAGAACTTACTTTTGACTTCTCAGCATATGCTGATCAAGATAAATATGATCGACTAACACTACAGTTCGGAGGAGAAGGACATACCTTAGCTGGTACAGTTTACTTTTCAAGTTTCGAGCTAAACAACTAA
- a CDS encoding Ig-like domain-containing protein, with the protein MKFIKKLVWGLMSMSALLYSCESDDNGGEAPGPETTITLDQSSLSLEVGETGTLTATLDPEGSLEDIQWASSDPAIVTVSNGEVTAEKEGEATIVASIGANQATCTVTVTAASTGGGDMASLNGSDYYVIQLDETSFGSISDRVIQDLRPDNMEQSKNLYVWDNTFGPGTSTGTNAYGLSEGWISLVVGSVGWSGAGFHVGTAFGDIDMTRMFDNPDDYYLHLSVKATSTSGPMLLILTDGQAEAKVAIGGDYTDAGVTYSSYTDYEKDGEWHEVDIAIKDLNRLGLYFNATFTDANIFAILGGGNTGTTLDLDAIFFYKK; encoded by the coding sequence ATGAAATTTATTAAAAAACTAGTTTGGGGACTGATGAGTATGTCAGCCTTATTATATAGCTGTGAAAGTGATGATAATGGAGGAGAGGCGCCAGGACCTGAGACTACAATTACATTAGATCAATCTAGCTTAAGTTTGGAAGTTGGTGAGACAGGTACATTGACAGCAACATTAGATCCTGAAGGAAGTTTAGAAGATATACAATGGGCTTCATCAGATCCTGCAATTGTAACAGTTTCAAATGGAGAGGTAACAGCAGAAAAAGAAGGAGAAGCGACTATTGTAGCTTCTATTGGAGCAAATCAAGCAACTTGTACAGTAACTGTAACAGCTGCATCTACTGGAGGAGGAGATATGGCAAGCTTAAATGGTAGTGATTACTATGTAATTCAACTTGATGAAACTTCATTCGGCTCTATTTCAGACCGCGTAATTCAAGATTTACGTCCAGACAACATGGAGCAAAGCAAGAACCTTTATGTTTGGGATAATACATTTGGTCCTGGTACATCTACAGGAACAAATGCTTATGGTCTTTCTGAAGGTTGGATTAGTCTAGTTGTAGGAAGTGTAGGATGGTCAGGTGCTGGTTTCCATGTAGGAACTGCTTTTGGTGATATCGATATGACTCGTATGTTTGATAATCCAGATGATTATTACTTACACTTATCAGTAAAAGCAACATCAACTTCAGGTCCAATGTTATTGATTTTGACTGATGGACAAGCTGAGGCTAAAGTAGCAATTGGTGGAGATTATACTGATGCAGGTGTGACTTATTCTTCATATACTGACTATGAAAAAGATGGTGAGTGGCATGAAGTTGATATCGCTATCAAAGATCTTAACAGATTAGGATTGTACTTCAATGCTACATTTACAGATGCTAATATCTTCGCAATATTGGGTGGTGGTAACACTGGTACTACACTTGATCTAGATGCCATTTTCTTCTACAAGAAGTAG